One window of the Populus nigra chromosome 4, ddPopNigr1.1, whole genome shotgun sequence genome contains the following:
- the LOC133692007 gene encoding cytochrome P450 83B1-like: protein MVLLIFIILFLSIIFLFLLKKNKISKRARFPPGPNGLPLIGNLHQLDSSNLQTHLWKLSQKYGPLMSLKLGFKRTLVVSSAKMAEEVLKTHDLEFCSRPLLTGQQKFSYNGLDLAFSPYGAYWREMKKICVVHLFNSTRVQSFRTNREDEVSHMIEKISKAALASKPFNLTEAMLSLTSTAICRTAFGKRYEDGGIKGSRFHALLNETQALFMMFYLSDYFPYMGWVDRLTGRAHRLEKKFREFDVFYQEIIDEHLDPERPKPDHEDILDVLIQIYKDRTFKVQLTLDHIKAILMNIFVGGTDTAAATVIWAMSLLMKNPEAMRKAQEEVRKVIGDKGFVYEDDVQQLPYLKAVVKETMRLQPTAPLLIPRETTTECTVGGYEIPAKTLVYVNAWAIGRDTEVWENPYVFIPDRFLGSTIDLKGQDFELIPFGAGRRICPGIYMGIATVELSLSNLLYKFDWEMPGGMKREDIDVDHTQPGLAMRTRDALCLVPKAYVVMGNDA, encoded by the exons ATGGTATTACTCATATTCATAATTCTCTTCCTCTCCatcattttcttgtttcttctcaagaaaaacaaaatctctaaAAGAGCTCGTTTCCCTCCTGGCCCCAACGGTCTTCCCTTGATAGGTAACTTGCACCAGCTTGATAGCTCAAACCTTCAAACGCATTTATGGAAACTATCTCAAAAATATGGCCCCCTCATGTCCTTAAAGCTAGGTTTCAAGCGAACCCTCGTGGTCTCTTCAGCCAAAATGGCTGAAGAGGTACTGAAAACCCATGATCTTGAATTTTGTAGCAGGCCGCTCTTGACTGGCCAGCAAAAATTTTCCTACAATGGTTTAGACTTGGCCTTTTCACCGTATGGTGCTTATTGGAgggagatgaaaaaaatatgtgtcgTTCATCTCTTCAACTCGACACGAGTGCAAAGTTTTCGTACCAACAGAGAAGATGAGGTATCGcatatgattgaaaaaattTCCAAAGCAGCTCTTGCTTCTAAACCCTTCAACTTGACTGAAGCAATGCTGTCTCTTACAAGCACAGCCATATGCAGAACTGCCTTTGGAAAAAGGTACGAGGATGGAGGAATTAAAGGAAGTAGGTTCCATGCGTTGCTTAATGAAACTCAAGCCCTGTTTATGATGTTTTATCTTTctgattattttccatacatgGGATGGGTTGATAGACTCACGGGACGCGCCCAtcgtcttgaaaaaaaattcagagagTTTGATGTTTTCTACcaagaaatcattgatgaacaTCTAGATCCAGAGCGACCAAAGCCCGACCATGAGGACATACTTGACGTTTTGATTCAAATATACAAGGATCGCACTTTTAAAGTTCAACTAACGCTTGATCACATCAAAGCAATTCTAATG AACATATTTGTTGGTGGGACTGATACAGCTGCTGCTACTGTGATCTGGGCCATGAGCCTTCTAATGAAAAACCCTGAAGCAATGAGAAAAGCTCAAGAAGAAGTTCGAAAGGTGATAGGAGATAAAGGTTTTGTGTACGAAGATGATGTTCAACAATTGCCTTACCTTAAAGCTGTGGTTAAAGAGACCATGAGATTGCAACCAACAGCACCACTACTAATCCCAAGAGAAACAACTACGGAGTGTACCGTAGGTGGGTACGAAATACCAGCCAAGACCTTAGTTTACGTCAATGCGTGGGCTATTGGAAGGGACACAGAAGTTTGGGAGAACCCGTATGTGTTCATTCCTGATAGGTTCTTGGGCAGTACTATTGATTTGAAAGGACAAGATTTTGAGCTGATACCATTTGGTGCGGGTCGAAGAATTTGTCCTGGTATATATATGGGAATTGCCACCGTGGAGCTTTCACTTTCTAATCTTCTCTACAAATTCGACTGGGAAATGCCTGGTGGGATGAAGAGGGAAGACATAGACGTCGATCATACGCAACCCGGTCTTGCTATGCGTACGAGGGACGCTCTCTGCCTCGTGCCTAAGGCCTATGTTGTGATGGGCAATGATGCGTAA